In the genome of Acidobacteriota bacterium, one region contains:
- a CDS encoding nucleoside diphosphate kinase regulator — protein MKTDTRTIYVTESDKAKLEDLFDYVSNVWKRDQRYLDALRQELERAEVVAAADIPPDVITMNSQVRVRDLDSGDITVYTLVFPRDADFSRNRISILAPIGTALLGSRVRDIIEWKVPAGTRRLKVESVLYQPEAAEQESNSSGAHHRRSIYQAA, from the coding sequence ATGAAGACAGACACGCGTACCATTTACGTTACGGAATCCGACAAGGCAAAGCTGGAAGACTTGTTTGATTACGTCAGCAACGTGTGGAAACGGGACCAGCGCTATCTGGACGCGCTGCGCCAGGAACTGGAGCGCGCGGAAGTCGTTGCGGCCGCCGATATCCCGCCTGACGTCATCACCATGAATTCTCAGGTTCGAGTCAGAGACCTGGATAGCGGAGATATAACGGTCTATACTCTGGTGTTTCCACGAGACGCCGATTTTTCCAGGAACCGGATTTCCATCCTGGCTCCGATCGGGACGGCCCTGCTGGGTTCAAGAGTAAGAGACATCATCGAATGGAAAGTGCCTGCCGGGACCCGGAGGCTGAAGGTCGAGTCTGTTCTGTACCAGCCGGAAGCGGCTGAACAGGAGTCCAATTCCTCGGGAGCCCACCATCGGCGCTCCATTTACCAGGCTGCCTGA
- a CDS encoding acido-empty-quinoprotein group A: MTHRRAACLGHIRRLTLNLIARHFLRLACCLLLAAAAASAQGLTDKALLEPPTSNWPTYNGDYSGRRYSTLDQINSSNVHSLALAWLFATGTQGIKSTPLEANGILYFSVPDNVWAIDARTGREVWHYYRQSEGDHIGNRGVGMWHDRLYLTTPDAQLVCLNARDGKLIWIVKLADADLKYFSTMSPLVVRNHVFVGVSGDVTDIPGFLDSIDPVTGKLQWRWWVEPLAGEQGANTWPNVESMRHGGGMTWMTGTYDPELNLLYWGTGNPNPVLVGSARPGANLYTCSIVALNPDTGKMVWYYQASPHDVHDWDNVETPVLFDGEFNGKPMHLLGQAARNSFFFLLDRTNGKHLLTAPFIDQTWSSSYDADGQPIPKPHVAPSPDGALVEPATGGGTNWMAPSYDPQTGLFYVTATRTFSIYYLTARGKAEGWGGRDRGLWDDTATRAIDYKTGKIAWTHELGRGGSSAGNLSTAGRLLFTADNAGNLLALDPATGKTLWHVNTGGQMENSPMTYMLDGRQYVVVAAQDRLMAFALPEQPSVTGVQSAQR; this comes from the coding sequence ATGACACACCGCCGCGCTGCCTGCCTCGGGCATATCCGGAGGCTCACTCTCAATCTGATCGCCCGACACTTTCTGCGGTTGGCATGTTGCCTGCTGCTCGCTGCGGCCGCCGCGTCTGCTCAGGGACTGACTGACAAAGCCCTGCTGGAGCCGCCCACCTCCAACTGGCCGACCTATAATGGAGATTATTCCGGCCGCCGCTACAGCACGCTTGACCAGATTAACTCGTCGAACGTTCATTCATTGGCGCTGGCATGGCTTTTCGCCACCGGCACGCAAGGCATCAAGTCAACTCCGCTTGAAGCGAACGGCATTCTCTATTTCAGCGTGCCGGACAACGTCTGGGCCATTGACGCTCGCACGGGACGGGAAGTCTGGCACTATTACCGCCAGTCGGAAGGCGACCACATCGGCAACCGCGGCGTCGGCATGTGGCATGACCGGCTCTACCTTACGACTCCTGACGCGCAGCTTGTTTGCCTGAACGCCAGGGACGGCAAGCTCATCTGGATTGTCAAACTCGCCGACGCTGATCTTAAATACTTCTCCACCATGTCACCCCTGGTAGTGCGCAACCACGTGTTTGTGGGCGTCTCGGGCGATGTGACCGACATCCCGGGCTTCCTCGATTCAATTGATCCGGTGACGGGCAAGCTGCAGTGGCGCTGGTGGGTTGAACCTCTGGCGGGTGAGCAGGGCGCCAATACCTGGCCCAACGTGGAATCCATGCGGCACGGCGGCGGTATGACGTGGATGACCGGCACCTACGATCCCGAGCTCAACCTGCTCTACTGGGGCACAGGGAACCCGAACCCCGTGCTGGTGGGCTCCGCGCGGCCAGGCGCGAACTTGTACACCTGCTCGATTGTGGCGCTCAATCCTGATACCGGCAAGATGGTCTGGTATTATCAGGCTTCGCCGCACGACGTGCACGACTGGGACAACGTGGAAACGCCGGTGTTGTTCGACGGCGAGTTTAACGGCAAGCCCATGCACCTGCTGGGACAGGCCGCGCGCAATTCCTTCTTCTTCCTGCTTGACCGCACCAACGGCAAACATCTGCTGACCGCACCGTTCATCGATCAGACGTGGTCGTCCTCCTATGACGCCGACGGCCAGCCCATTCCCAAACCGCACGTTGCTCCGTCGCCTGACGGCGCGCTGGTAGAGCCCGCCACGGGAGGCGGCACCAACTGGATGGCGCCCAGTTACGATCCGCAAACGGGACTGTTCTATGTCACTGCTACTCGAACCTTCAGCATCTACTACCTGACGGCGCGCGGCAAAGCCGAAGGCTGGGGTGGACGCGATCGCGGTTTGTGGGATGACACGGCCACGCGCGCCATTGACTACAAGACGGGCAAGATTGCCTGGACCCACGAACTCGGACGCGGCGGTTCCAGCGCCGGGAACCTTTCAACCGCCGGCCGCCTGCTGTTCACGGCCGACAACGCAGGCAACCTGCTGGCGCTTGATCCGGCCACGGGCAAGACGTTGTGGCACGTTAACACCGGCGGGCAAATGGAAAATTCCCCCATGACCTACATGCTCGATGGGCGGCAGTATGTGGTGGTCGCGGCCCAGGACCGCCTGATGGCCTTCGCGCTGCCGGAGCAGCCATCGGTGACGGGCGTGCAATCAGCACAGCGCTGA
- a CDS encoding VWA domain-containing protein, which yields MRCRFAKKSEIAGPVLACSLVLITSLLAGARAVAQSRQPVSVYVTVTKEDKLISGLSESNFRLYEDGKPVEFKLEEPEKPVTIALLAEFSQSSAAYFNDVEASIRGFMNAAPEGNWYALATFAQKLEVNVDFTKLHGKIAEAFGSLGRPMSAEINTYDAVYDMLEAMRRHPGRAVLIVIGSGLNSFSTQNLNAVRKQVRASNITIFGVGTGSAFRGRYANYLSSHHRMTLLQAQNFLRTLADESGGESWFPKFEQAFPDVIAGTMQVVDLQYRLVYTPHAQQDGKFHKFKVEAFRDINGKREKYKAIARAGLQF from the coding sequence ATGCGCTGCCGCTTCGCAAAAAAATCAGAAATAGCAGGCCCCGTGCTGGCCTGTTCGCTGGTGCTGATCACAAGCCTGCTTGCAGGCGCTCGCGCCGTTGCGCAGAGCCGGCAACCCGTGTCCGTGTATGTGACCGTGACCAAAGAAGACAAATTGATCAGCGGGCTCAGCGAAAGCAACTTCCGGCTCTACGAAGACGGCAAGCCCGTGGAATTCAAGCTGGAGGAGCCGGAGAAGCCGGTTACGATTGCGCTGCTGGCTGAGTTCAGTCAGAGTTCTGCCGCATACTTCAACGATGTTGAGGCCTCGATTCGCGGCTTTATGAACGCCGCGCCGGAGGGCAACTGGTATGCGCTCGCAACCTTTGCGCAGAAGCTCGAGGTTAATGTTGACTTCACCAAGTTGCACGGAAAAATTGCCGAAGCCTTTGGCAGTCTCGGCCGCCCGATGTCTGCCGAAATCAACACCTACGACGCCGTCTACGACATGCTCGAAGCGATGCGCAGGCATCCTGGACGTGCGGTCCTGATCGTCATTGGGTCGGGCCTGAACAGTTTCAGCACGCAAAATCTCAATGCTGTTCGGAAACAGGTGCGCGCTTCAAACATTACGATCTTCGGAGTGGGAACCGGCTCGGCTTTCCGGGGCCGATATGCCAATTATTTGAGCTCGCATCATCGAATGACGCTTCTGCAGGCGCAGAACTTCCTCCGAACGCTTGCGGACGAAAGTGGAGGAGAGTCGTGGTTCCCAAAATTTGAGCAGGCTTTTCCGGATGTCATCGCTGGAACTATGCAGGTCGTGGATCTGCAATACCGTCTGGTCTACACGCCGCACGCCCAACAGGATGGCAAGTTCCACAAGTTCAAGGTTGAGGCATTTCGCGACATCAACGGCAAACGTGAGAAATACAAAGCGATTGCGCGGGCCGGTTTGCAATTTTGA
- the raiA gene encoding ribosome-associated translation inhibitor RaiA, giving the protein MALVNHRNGGAGKGRPGRAKGIHAGPLPGNAEARSWRAPPRLPQIGDGGGNRDGGRRRHPEKRLEEIMNMEIRSQGFRMSDALQRYAERRLGFALRKFAGDLGRVTVRLSDLNGPRGGADKRCQITAGVLPARAVSLQAVDSDLYAAIDRAAARLERALARCLGRTRESRRGRMSIRKPEGIRLRLIEMQP; this is encoded by the coding sequence ATGGCCCTGGTTAATCATAGGAATGGAGGGGCCGGAAAGGGCCGGCCGGGTCGAGCCAAGGGAATACACGCCGGCCCGCTGCCAGGAAATGCAGAAGCACGGTCCTGGCGGGCCCCTCCTCGCCTCCCGCAAATCGGAGATGGCGGCGGAAACCGCGACGGAGGGCGGAGGCGGCACCCCGAAAAGCGTTTGGAGGAGATTATGAACATGGAAATTCGCAGCCAGGGTTTCAGAATGTCGGATGCCTTGCAGCGTTACGCGGAACGACGCCTGGGCTTTGCGCTGCGGAAGTTCGCTGGAGATCTGGGCCGCGTAACCGTCCGGCTCTCAGACCTCAACGGCCCGCGGGGAGGGGCTGACAAGCGCTGCCAGATAACGGCTGGCGTCCTGCCCGCGCGGGCGGTTTCGTTGCAGGCTGTGGACTCGGACCTGTACGCGGCTATTGACCGCGCGGCGGCGCGCCTGGAGCGCGCTCTCGCCCGCTGCCTGGGGCGGACGCGCGAGTCGAGGAGGGGGCGGATGTCGATAAGGAAACCTGAAGGCATCCGCCTCCGGCTTATCGAGATGCAACCCTGA
- the nhaR gene encoding transcriptional activator NhaR, with protein MEWLNYHHLLYFWVVARTGSIVKASEELLLAPPTISAQISQLEENLGEKLFSRTGRTLVLTEVGKIVYGYAQEIFSLGRELTDTLKGRPTGHPIKLQVGVADVLPKGLAYRLIEPALHLASPVQVICREDPPDRLLALLALHEIDLILSDAPFGAGISVRAYNHPLGECGAGFYAMPKLAASYRRKFPKSLNGAPFLLPTASASMRVNLDQWFESKDIRPAVMGEFEDFMLLRAFAEGGHGVFAAPRVLDREMRRVGFRLVGYTEEVRARFYAISVERRIKNPAVVAICEAAREEMFGSP; from the coding sequence ATGGAATGGCTCAATTACCATCACCTTCTTTACTTCTGGGTCGTGGCCCGCACTGGGAGCATCGTCAAGGCCTCAGAAGAACTCCTTCTGGCGCCGCCCACCATCAGCGCGCAGATCAGCCAGCTCGAAGAGAACCTCGGCGAAAAACTCTTTTCCCGCACCGGCCGGACACTTGTTCTCACCGAGGTGGGGAAAATTGTTTATGGTTATGCGCAGGAGATTTTCTCGTTGGGCCGGGAGCTCACTGACACGTTGAAAGGCCGGCCTACGGGCCACCCGATCAAACTCCAGGTAGGGGTTGCGGACGTACTGCCCAAGGGCCTTGCTTATCGCCTCATTGAACCAGCCCTGCACCTGGCATCACCTGTTCAGGTGATCTGCCGGGAAGACCCTCCCGACCGCTTGCTGGCGCTGCTGGCACTCCACGAAATCGACCTCATCCTGTCCGATGCGCCCTTCGGGGCGGGAATCAGCGTCCGCGCGTACAATCACCCGCTGGGCGAATGCGGGGCCGGCTTCTATGCGATGCCCAAGCTCGCGGCAAGCTATAGACGGAAGTTCCCGAAGTCTTTGAACGGCGCTCCGTTCCTGCTTCCCACGGCAAGCGCCTCGATGAGGGTGAACCTCGACCAGTGGTTTGAAAGCAAGGATATTCGCCCGGCAGTAATGGGAGAATTTGAAGACTTCATGCTTCTAAGGGCCTTCGCGGAGGGAGGGCATGGCGTTTTCGCCGCGCCTCGAGTGCTCGACCGGGAAATGCGCCGCGTTGGATTCAGGTTGGTTGGCTATACAGAAGAAGTGCGGGCCCGCTTCTATGCCATATCCGTCGAACGAAGAATAAAGAACCCTGCAGTTGTGGCTATTTGCGAGGCCGCCCGTGAAGAGATGTTTGGATCACCATAA